Part of the Methanobrevibacter arboriphilus JCM 13429 = DSM 1125 genome, TTTTGGATTGTTGAAGAGAATAGGGGCCATATCATTTCTTTAGCTGTAGATCCAGATTACAAAAGACAAAAAGTAGGTTCAAGATTGATTAATACAGCTATTGCTACATTTTTAAAGTTTGACATATTTAGAATAACTTTAGAGGTAAATGCTGAAAATAAAGAAGCTTTAGATTTTTATCAATCTATTGGGTTTAAAATAAATAAAAAAGTATCAAATTACTATGAAGATGGAGCTGATGCTTATAAAATGTCCTTTAATTTTTTTGATGGTTATTAACTAAATTTTTTAGTACTTTAATCTATTATCTAAAATTTATTTTTATAATTTTTATATTATTTTTTATAATTTTTTAATTTTTTAACTTTTTTAATTCTTTATAATTCTTTATAATTTTTTTATAATTTTTTTATAATTATTTTTATAATTATTTTTTTATTTATAATTAAATTTAATTAATATTAATATCATAATTTATATTGTT contains:
- the rimI gene encoding ribosomal protein S18-alanine N-acetyltransferase, encoding MIIREFRPKDLFRVYEIQELSIPNPYNMDILRKLFDFGAGFLVAQVKENVVGYIIFWIVEENRGHIISLAVDPDYKRQKVGSRLINTAIATFLKFDIFRITLEVNAENKEALDFYQSIGFKINKKVSNYYEDGADAYKMSFNFFDGY